A single genomic interval of Chloroflexi bacterium ADurb.Bin180 harbors:
- a CDS encoding putative HTH-type transcriptional regulator, whose translation MKATDCQRQAQLFAALAHPVRLRVLEVLAENEACVCHLCTLLGQRQAYVSQQLARLRNAGLIRDTRDGLFVYYRLANPRVVRLLHEARRAAAVADGDGGPEAGRSSAVPDCPCPRCRAKRPNGGPARMAGAAPANKDSGGTGPQ comes from the coding sequence ATGAAGGCCACTGACTGTCAGCGGCAGGCGCAGTTGTTTGCGGCGCTGGCGCATCCGGTGCGGCTGCGCGTGCTGGAAGTGCTGGCCGAGAACGAGGCCTGTGTGTGTCACCTCTGCACGCTGCTCGGGCAGAGGCAGGCCTATGTCTCTCAGCAACTGGCGCGTCTGAGGAACGCCGGACTGATTCGCGATACACGCGACGGCCTGTTTGTGTACTATCGGCTGGCGAACCCGCGCGTGGTGCGGTTGCTGCACGAGGCGCGGCGGGCGGCGGCAGTGGCAGACGGCGATGGCGGGCCGGAGGCAGGTCGGTCGTCGGCGGTGCCAGACTGCCCCTGCCCCAGATGCCGCGCCAAGCGGCCCAACGGAGGGCCGGCCAGGATGGCCGGGGCAGCCCCGGCGAACAAAGACTCAGGAGGAACTGGGCCACAGTGA